The following coding sequences are from one Lycium ferocissimum isolate CSIRO_LF1 chromosome 3, AGI_CSIRO_Lferr_CH_V1, whole genome shotgun sequence window:
- the LOC132049689 gene encoding subtilisin-like protease SBT6.1: protein MPQTPQKSFFTLSFIPLLLVYTLIHFDSSLYPQVESEPFISSSPDDWQHHQKQLSDSRNYIVRFYHYRDADNHWNYLQDNLKFKGWQWIERKNAAARFPTDFGLVAINESVKEILLEKFIELNLVKDVSLDLSYQRKVLEEKSEKIGAFANGKKRPGKIFTAMSFSEGQNYAVANTSKLKISWNRHLLMQKSQVTSLFGAHALWSKGITGAKVKMAIFDTGIRAGHLHFRNIKERTNWTNEDTLNDNVGHGTFVAGVIAGQDEECLGFAPDTEIYAFRVFTDAQVSYTSWFLDAFNYAIATNMDVLNLSIGGPDYLDLPFVEKVCELTANNMIMVSAIGNDGPLYGTLNNPADQSDVIGVGAIDYSDHIASFSSRGMSTWEIPHGYGRVKPDLVAYGREIMGPKINTGCKRLSGTSVASPVVAGIVCLLVSIIPENKRKDILNPASVKQALVEGATKLSGPYLYEQGAGRVNLLESYEILKSYKPRASIFPGVLDYTDCPYSWPFCRQPLYAGAMPVIFNATILNGMGVIGYVENPPTWHPSNDEGNLLSIRFTYSDVIWPWSGYLALHMQIKEEGAQFSGEIEGYITVKIYSPPAVGEKSRRSSTCVLHLKLQVIPTPPRSVRILWDQFHSIKYPPGYIPIDSFDVRNDMLDWHGDHLHTNFHSLFDMLRDAGYYIETLGSPLTCFDANQYGTLLLVDLEDEYFPEEIKKLRDDVINSGLGLVVFADWYNVDAMVKMRLFDGNTHSWWTPVTGGANVPALNDLLATFGIAFGDKILNGDYVLSSQQNRYASGTDILKFPSGGYLHIFPFLDISESTATQNVVLPGMTKIDSPILGLVEVGGGRVAVYGDSNCVDSSHMVTDCYWLLKKILDFTSRNKKDPVLFSDSVRQNTPLYVDNKKLPSRRADVNFSMYSSVVGKELICGRDSKFEVWGTKGYNLPARGKNRRLPANDLDRGLNSTFETPVWLISDSAQRNVDSIENKYWSSFYKDDIDMPLLVASHWFVPAIVAIIGLMLLFWRMQKRGRRRRFSSGRFTNL from the exons ATGCCACAAACTCCGCAAAAATCATTCTTCACCCTCTCTTTTATCCCCTTACTTTTGGTGTATACGCTCATCCACTTCGACTCATCTTTATACCCTCAAGTAGAGTCTGAGCCATTTATTTCTAGTAGCCCCGATGACTGGCAACATCACCAGAAGCAACTATCCGATAGCAGAAATTATATTGTTCGATTCTATCATTATAGGGATGCTGACAATCACTGGAATTATCTTCAAGATAACTTGAAATTTAAGGGATGGCAATGGATTGAGAGGAAAAATGCAGCTGCCAGATTTCCTACTGACTTTGGATTGGTGGCAATCAACGAGTCAGTGAAAGAAATCTTGCTAGAAAAGTTCATAGAATTGAATCTTGTAAAAGACGTTTCATTGGATTTGAGCTATCAAAGGAAAGTTCTTGAAGAGAAGAGTGAAAAGATTGGGGCTTTTGCCAATGGGAAGAAGAGGCCAGGGAAGATTTTTACTGCTATGTCCTTCAGTGAAGGTCAAAACTATGCGGTGGCCAACACTAGTAAATTGAAGATTAGCTGGAACAGACATCTATTGATGCAG AAATCTCAAGTCACATCCCTCTTTGGGGCTCATGCACTTTGGTCAAAAGGGATTACTGGTGCTAAAGTCAAAATGGCTATTTTTGATACAGGCATTCGGGCAGGTCACCTGCATTTTCGCAATATCAAG GAACGCACAAATTGGACCAATGAAGATACATTGAATGACAATGTAGGACATGGGACATTTGTAGCTGGTGTCATTGCTGGTCAGGATGAAGAATGCCTCGGTTTTGCTCCAGACACAGAGATCTATGCTTTCCGTGTATTTACAGATGCACAG GTCTCTTACACGTCGTGGTTTCTTGATGCATTTAATTACGCAATTGCAACCAACATGGATGTGCTGAATTTGAGCATAGGTGGACCTGATTATTTGGATCTCCCTTTTGTGGAAAAA GTTTGCGAGCTTACCGCAAACAACATGATCATGGTTTCCGCTATCGGAAATGATGGACCACTTTATGGTACTCTAAACAATCCTGCAGATCAAAGTGATGTGATTGGTGTTGGTGCTATTGATTATAGTGATCATATAGCCTCATTTTCTTCACGTGGCATGAGTACCTGGGAGATTCCTCACGG TTATGGTCGTGTGAAGCCAGACCTTGTTGCTTATGGACGTGAGATTATGGGACCCAAAATTAACACAGGTTGTAAAAGATTATCTGGCACAAGTGTGGCCAGTCCTGTGGTTGCTGGCATAGTATGCCTCCTTGTTAGCATCATACCTGAGAACAAGCGAAAGGACATTCTAAATCCAGCCAGTGTCAAACAAGCGCTGGTTGAGGGGGCAACAAAGCTTTCCGGTCCCTACTTATATGAGCAGGGCGCTGGCAGGGTTAACTT GTTGGAGTCCTATGAAATATTAAAGAGCTATAAACCTCGAGCAAGCATCTTTCCCGGTGTTCTTGATTACACTGATTGCCCTTACTCTTGGCCATTTTGCCGTCAACCACTTTATGCGGGTGCAATGCCAGTTATATTTAATGCCACTATTTTAAATGGAATGGGtgtaattggttatgttgagaaCCCACCTACATGGCATCCTTCTAATGACGAAGGTAACCTTCTTAGCATCCGTTTTACTTATTCAGATGTCATTTGGCCTTGGAGTGGTTATCTAGCATTACACATGCAAATCAAGGAAGAAGGAGCTCAGTTTTCAGGagaaattgaaggctatataACTGTCAAAATCTACAGCCCACCAGCTGTAGGTGAAAAGAGTCGGCGAAGTAGTACCTGTGTCCTGCACCTGAAACTGCAAGTGATTCCTACACCGCCTAGATCTGTACGGATATTATGGGATCAATTTCACAGTATCAAGTATCCACCTGGTTATATTCCGATAGACTCCTTTGATGTTAGGAATGACATGCTTGACTGGCATGGTGATCACCTGCATACAAACTTCCATTCACTGTTTGACATGCTAAGAGATGCTGGATACTATATCGAAACTCTTGGCTCCCCTCTCACGTGTTTTGATGCGAACCAGTATGGGACGCTTCTCCTGGTGGATCTCGAGGACGAGTACTTTCCTGAAGAGATAAAGAAGCTAAGGGATGATGTCATTAATTCAGGTCTTGGTCTGGTTGTATTTGCTGACTGGTATAATGTGGATGCAATGGTAAAGATGAGGTTATTTGATGGTAATACACATAGCTGGTGGACACCAGTCACTGGAGGTGCCAATGTTCCTGCTTTGAATGATCTTTTGGCTACCTTTGGGATTGCATTTGGCGATAAAATTCTAAATGGTGATTATGTCCTATCCAGTCAACAGAATCGGTATGCATCTGGGACTGATATTTTGAAGTTCCCGAGCGGTGGATACTTGCACATCTTTCCGTTCCTGGATATATCAGAGAGCACGGCCACTCAGAATGTCGTATTACCTGGCATGACCAAG ATAGATTCACCTATTCTTGGTCTTGTCGAGGTTGGTGGGGGTCGAGTTGCCGTATACGGGGACTCTAACTGTGTGGACAGCAGCCATATGGTTACCGATTGTTATTGGCTTCTGAAGAAGATATTAGATTTTACTAGCAGAAACAAAAAAGATCCTGTACTTTTCTCAGACTCAGTTAGACAAAATACACCATTATATGTTGACAACAAGAAGTTACCATCGCGCAGAGCAGATGTAAATTTTTCTATGTATTCTAGTGTTGTTGGAAAGGAGTTGATCTGCGGGCGTGACTCAAAATTTGAAGTATGGGGAACAAAGGGTTACAATTTACCGGCCAGGGGAAAGAACCGCAGATTGCCCGCCAATGACTTGGATAGAGGTCTTAATTCTACTTTTGAAACACCAGTTTGGTTAATATCTGATTCAGCACAGAGGAATGTTGACTCTATCGAGAACAAGTACTGGAGTTCATTTTACAAAGATGAT ATTGACATGCCTTTACTAGTTGCTAGCCACTGGTTTGTGCCAGCAATTGTTGCCATTATTG GTCTGATGCTCTTATTCTGGCGCATGCAAAAGCGTGGCAGGAGGAGAAGATTTAGCTCAGGTCGTTTTACTAATTTATAG
- the LOC132049690 gene encoding small ribosomal subunit protein uS12 — protein sequence MGKTRGMGAGRKLKSHRRRQRWADKSYKKSHLGNEWKKPFAGSSHAKGIVLEKIGIEAKQPNSAIRKCARVQLIKNGKKIAAFVPNDGCLNYIEENDEVLIAGFGRKGHAVGDIPGVRFKVVKVSGVSLLALFKEKKEKPRS from the exons ATGGG GAAGACACGTGGTATGGGAGCTGGACGCAAGCTGAAGTCCCACCGCAGAAGGCAAAGGTGGGCTGACAAGTCCTACAAGAAGTCCCATCTTGGGAATGAATGGAAGAAGCCATTTGCTGGGTCATCCCATGCCAAAGGCATTGTGCTTGAGAAGAT AGGTATTGAAGCTAAGCAGCCGAATTCTGCTATTCGTAAATGTGCTAGGGTTCAACTCATCAAAAATGGGAAGAAGATTGCTGCCTTTGTTCCCAATGATGGTTGTTTGAACTACATTGAAGAAAAT GATGAGGTGTTGATCGCTGGATTTGGTCGTAAGGGACACGCCGTGGGAGATATTCCTGGTGTCAGGTTCAAGGTTGTGAAGGTTTCTGGTGTCTCTCTCCTTGCTCTCTTCaaggagaagaaagagaaacCAAGATCTTAA
- the LOC132049691 gene encoding interactor of constitutive active ROPs 2, chloroplastic-like: protein MQTPKSRNVTVEVPQRTSPTAPKTARKLKTPGSDAPTRTPKERSPKVVVRRSPRSPALEKKNPTRDSDLETQFAQLQEELKKVKDQLNSSESLKRRAQLEAEEAKKQLKAMSDQLEESEKQLLELSDSEEARILELRKLSQDRDRAWESELEAVQKQNEFNSAALASAMNEIQKLKIQLDRVADSEAKQARHAESANAEIQSLRGELTETLTLVEQMKNQLNDSKESEACALEEVSKAQMQLEAAKMTEDALRSEGLKAMEACRSLSLELEQSINRVATLEELVSELQSAHQGIESTNSAQENGANLEAEELKTELSNLQVEVSQLRAALEVSETRYQEEYIQSTLQIRSAYELVEQSKSESIRKEAEWEAKLDAAKVDLEELKEKLMSKEATLRNISDENKDAIVVVRESESTLADMRARLFDKEMELQNIKEENETLKSEMKMRETEGCKVNDETLALAEAARIAEKEALMKLGHLTEEADNSIRKAARVTEQLDAAQNANSEMEAELRRLKVQSDQWRKAAEAAAAILSSGNNGKYVDSPLSEDTDDDSPKKKNGNMLKKIGVLLKKGQK from the exons ATGCAGACACCAAAATCCAG GAATGTTACGGTGGAGGTGCCACAAAGGACGTCTCCTACAGCTCCAAAGACAGCCCGAAAGCTCAAAACTCCAGGATCAGATGCTCCAACCAGGACACCAAAAGAGAGGAGTCCCAAAGTTGTTGTTCGTCGTTCTCCACGAAGTCCAGCATTAGAG AAGAAGAATCCAACCAGAGATTCTGACTTGGAAACTCAGTTTGCTCAACTTCAAGAAGAGCTGAAGAAGGTAAAGGATCAGCTCAATTCATCCGAATCATTAAAGAGACGGGCTCAACTAGAGGCTGAGGAAGCTAAGAAGCAGCTAAAAGCCATGTCAGATCAGCTTGAGGAGTCCGAGAAACAACTACTCGAACTCTCAGATTCTGAAGAAGCTCGGATCCTGGAGCTGCGCAAGCTCTCACAGGATCGAGATCGAGCATGGGAATCCGAACTTGAGGCTGTCCAAAAGCAGAATGAATTCAACTCTGCTGCTTTGGCTTCTGCAATGAATGAAATCCAGAAGCTTAAAATTCAGCTGGATAGAGTGGCTGATTCTGAAGCCAAACAAGCTCGCCATGCTGAATCAGCTAATGCGGAGATTCAAAGCCTAAGGGGAGAACTAACGGAAACACTTACTTTGGTCGAACAAATGAAAAACCAGCTAAACGATAGCAAAGAATCCGAGGCTTGCGCGCTTGAAGAAGTGAGTAAAGCACAGATGCAGCTGGAAGCGGCGAAGATGACCGAGGATGCTCTACGTTCTGAAGGTCTGAAAGCAATGGAGGCTTGCAG GTCCTTGTCGTTGGAGCTAGAACAATCTATCAATCGAGTAGCTACATTGGAGGAACTTGTCAGCGAACTCCAAAGCGCTCATCAAGGTATTGAAAGCACGAACTCTGCACAAGAAAACGGAGCTAATTTAGAAGCCGAGGAACTCAAAACTGAGCTTAGTAATCTACAAGTTGAGGTAAGTCAACTAAGAGCTGCATTGGAGGTTTCAGAGACAAGATATCAGGAAGAATATATCCAGAGCACTTTGCAGATTAGAAGTGCTTATGAGCTAGTTGAACAATCAAAATCTGAATCAATTCGAAAAGAGGCTGAATGGGAGGCAAAGTTAGACGCTGCAAAAGTCGACCTGGAAGAGTTAAAGGAGAAATTAATGAGCAAAGAAGCTACGCTACGGAACATTTCAGACGAAAATAAGGATGCTATAGTTGTAGTGAGGGAATCAGAGTCAACTTTGGCAGATATGAGGGCGCGTTTATTCGACAAAGAGATGGAACTGCAGAATATTAAGGAGGAAAACGAGACGCTGAAGTCAGAAATGAAGATGAGGGAAACCGAGGGTTGCAAAGTGAACGATGAAACTCTTGCCTTGGCAGAAGCCGCAAGAATTGCAGAAAAAGAGGCCTTGATGAAGTTAGGTCATTTGACTGAGGAAGCGGATAATAGTATCAGAAAGGCAGCACGTGTCACCGAGCAATTGGATGCAGCACAGAATGCCAACTCGGAGATGGAAGCGGAATTGAGGAGGTTAAAAGTGCAATCGGATCAATGGAGGAAAGCTGCTGAGGCAGCTGCAGCTATACTTTCATCAGGAAACAACGGGAAATATGTGGATTCTCCATTATCTGAAGATACAGATGATGACTCGCCCAAGAAGAAGAATGGCAACATGTTGAAAAAGATTGGTGTTTTATTGAAAAAAGGCCAGAAGTAG